In Paenibacillus sp. BIC5C1, a genomic segment contains:
- a CDS encoding DUF4179 domain-containing protein, whose amino-acid sequence MKHTENLLSRHLKNDADIRYPDFDAMWNQIRQDQERCPELHISESKEHMPQQIKWKKTALIGTAAVILMATPVYAAVHYNWGELLNDRSGIQNAMQKELGQKLNQSVTVNGVTLTLDTAFSDDNRTVILYTLDPGKYRGDTLQFPSIGMRDESGKLIEGRYYHVPDQTDGKFKGYFETEWTPSGKEANVEFTVGGIQVLVPEEKEITLDPLQQQSQVFNINKDGLGELVVSAFNEKENKIMLSTSLTFDQPEVRDYAFPYLKIYDQKGQILEGNAAGIYGKPGEHGEYISEQFYNLEKLKQQAASYVLAYSKEESKMDQPLDIGIRLDKTEMLSGTSTRMLNIPLEEQSDGAVIKEAIITPTQIRLIVTHSEYFMQLPYLQYTLDVNGSKLIGGVWPSDDPAHEAELRFEVTSGLEVNQDTPMTLYARHKVSYFQGEFEPITLSEIGEKPQYINSNLGGSTIHWTYYRKDGDLYVERYSDDLHFGGINQTYTIQKGKRSYGTPAKTQFAGDGKNLGIDRYNNYTSDTATVYPWMYSTEEPEREVAVQLENKN is encoded by the coding sequence GTGAAGCATACGGAAAATCTGTTGTCTCGTCATCTGAAAAATGATGCGGATATTCGCTATCCCGATTTTGATGCCATGTGGAATCAAATTCGACAGGATCAGGAGCGCTGCCCAGAGCTTCATATATCAGAGAGTAAAGAACATATGCCGCAACAGATCAAATGGAAAAAGACTGCACTGATAGGAACCGCTGCAGTTATTCTTATGGCGACGCCAGTATATGCAGCAGTTCACTATAATTGGGGTGAACTTTTAAATGACCGTAGTGGTATCCAGAATGCCATGCAAAAGGAGCTTGGACAGAAACTGAATCAGTCCGTAACGGTCAACGGGGTGACTTTAACCTTAGATACAGCCTTTTCCGATGATAACCGCACGGTTATTTTGTATACATTGGACCCTGGTAAGTACAGAGGTGATACATTACAATTCCCTTCTATTGGCATGCGGGATGAGAGTGGCAAACTGATCGAAGGCAGGTATTACCATGTTCCTGATCAGACCGATGGGAAGTTTAAAGGGTACTTTGAGACGGAGTGGACACCATCAGGAAAAGAAGCGAATGTCGAATTCACTGTAGGTGGAATCCAAGTGTTAGTTCCGGAAGAAAAGGAAATTACCCTAGATCCCTTACAGCAGCAATCACAGGTGTTCAATATCAACAAGGATGGTTTGGGTGAACTTGTAGTGAGCGCATTCAACGAGAAGGAAAATAAGATTATGTTGTCTACATCATTAACCTTTGATCAACCGGAGGTTCGTGACTATGCTTTTCCGTATTTAAAGATATACGATCAGAAAGGACAGATTCTGGAAGGGAATGCAGCAGGCATATATGGAAAGCCAGGAGAACATGGTGAATATATATCGGAACAGTTCTATAACTTAGAAAAGTTGAAGCAACAAGCAGCAAGTTATGTACTGGCTTATAGCAAAGAAGAAAGCAAAATGGACCAACCACTGGATATTGGTATACGTCTGGATAAAACAGAGATGCTCAGTGGTACTAGCACAAGGATGCTAAATATACCTCTGGAGGAGCAGTCGGATGGAGCAGTCATCAAGGAAGCCATAATTACACCCACCCAAATCAGGCTGATCGTTACTCATAGCGAATATTTCATGCAATTACCATATTTGCAATACACACTTGATGTAAATGGCAGCAAGTTGATTGGAGGGGTGTGGCCGTCGGACGATCCGGCACATGAAGCAGAACTGCGCTTCGAAGTGACCTCTGGTCTTGAAGTTAATCAGGATACCCCAATGACCTTGTATGCCCGCCATAAAGTCAGTTATTTTCAGGGTGAATTTGAGCCGATTACGTTGTCCGAGATTGGGGAGAAACCACAATACATTAATTCGAATCTGGGCGGTTCTACAATCCATTGGACATATTACCGTAAGGATGGTGATTTGTACGTGGAGAGATATAGTGATGATCTACATTTTGGTGGAATTAATCAGACCTATACGATCCAAAAGGGCAAACGAAGTTATGGTACTCCGGCCAAAACTCAATTTGCTGGTGACGGAAAAAACCTGGGTATTGATCGGTATAATAATTACACATCGGATACAGCAACCGTATATCCATGGATGTACAGCACAGAAGAACCGGAACGTGAAGTAGCTGTGCAGCTGGAAAATAAGAATTGA